The following are from one region of the Nostoc cf. commune SO-36 genome:
- a CDS encoding DNA-methyltransferase, translating to MNLSISTEISTISDQNESAPNLEEWRNKIILGDCLDILQSIPSNIVDLIVTSPPYADSRKNTYGGVHPDKYVEWFLPISQELKRVLKDDGTFILNIKERVVNSERHTYVLELILEMKKQGWLWTEEFMWHKRNCFPGKWSNRFRDAWERCLQFNNQKKFNMYQEEVMVPTGDWAKSRLKNLSETDKRRDNSKVGSPFGKKVANWVGRDLVYPTNVLHLATECNNKSHSAAFPKELPSWFIKLFTKEGDLVLDPFVGSDTTCVVATELNREYIGIEIKSDYYDLAIAEVNAVNKSTTQLKLL from the coding sequence ATGAATTTAAGTATTTCCACAGAAATATCTACAATTTCAGACCAAAATGAATCTGCTCCAAATTTAGAGGAGTGGCGTAATAAAATTATTCTTGGCGACTGTTTGGATATTCTACAATCTATTCCTTCTAATATTGTTGATCTTATTGTCACCTCGCCTCCTTATGCAGATAGTAGAAAAAATACTTATGGAGGGGTTCATCCTGATAAATATGTGGAGTGGTTTTTACCCATATCTCAAGAATTGAAGCGAGTTTTGAAAGATGATGGAACATTTATATTAAACATCAAGGAAAGAGTAGTTAATAGTGAACGTCACACCTATGTTTTAGAACTCATATTGGAGATGAAAAAACAAGGTTGGTTGTGGACAGAAGAATTTATGTGGCATAAAAGAAATTGTTTTCCTGGTAAATGGTCAAATCGTTTTCGTGATGCTTGGGAGAGATGCCTACAGTTCAATAACCAAAAAAAATTTAATATGTATCAAGAGGAAGTAATGGTTCCAACGGGTGACTGGGCGAAGTCACGACTAAAAAACTTGAGTGAAACAGATAAAAGGCGGGATAACTCAAAAGTTGGTAGTCCTTTTGGTAAGAAAGTTGCAAATTGGGTAGGTCGTGATTTGGTATATCCCACAAATGTTTTACATCTAGCAACAGAATGTAATAACAAGAGTCACAGTGCTGCTTTTCCTAAAGAACTTCCTTCATGGTTCATAAAATTATTTACTAAAGAAGGGGATTTAGTGCTTGATCCTTTTGTAGGATCTGATACTACGTGTGTAGTTGCAACAGAGCTAAACAGAGAATATATTGGTATAGAAATAAAATCAGATTACTATGATTTAGCAATAGCAGAGGTAAATGCTGTCAATAAGAGTACTACCCAACTGAAATTATTATGA
- a CDS encoding PmeII family type II restriction endonuclease, giving the protein MNNYLYHNYYDYLSEEVVTPFYNNRLNSLNKLRLKDVLKRKNPYLFKAKNIELAGDLVKSIVDAFLSSQEETMFGNLLEGFAIYISQTLYNGFKSNFKSVDLEFERDGIYYIVGIKSGTSWANSDQITAMRNNFKIAKQNLRQKSITSEIIAVNGCMYGRETVHLKTNIDIDKIYYKYAGQDFWYFISNDDNLYQEIIVPIDEKAKERDEKFKSAYSAKVNEMTQDFILNFMKNNQIDWVKLIDYVSKRGKVELDNSIQTSLF; this is encoded by the coding sequence ATGAATAATTATCTTTACCACAATTATTATGATTATCTTTCAGAGGAAGTTGTTACTCCCTTTTATAACAATAGACTTAATAGCCTAAATAAATTACGTTTAAAAGATGTTCTGAAGCGGAAAAATCCTTATTTATTTAAAGCTAAAAATATTGAGTTAGCTGGAGATTTGGTAAAAAGTATTGTCGATGCTTTCCTCTCTTCACAAGAAGAAACAATGTTTGGAAATTTACTAGAAGGATTTGCTATCTATATATCTCAAACTTTATATAATGGTTTCAAATCTAATTTCAAAAGTGTAGACTTAGAATTTGAAAGGGATGGAATTTATTATATAGTAGGAATTAAATCTGGAACTAGCTGGGCTAATTCTGACCAAATAACAGCTATGAGAAATAATTTTAAAATCGCAAAACAAAATTTAAGACAGAAAAGCATTACCAGTGAAATTATTGCAGTAAATGGCTGTATGTATGGAAGAGAAACTGTACATTTAAAAACCAATATAGATATTGATAAGATTTATTACAAATATGCTGGTCAGGATTTTTGGTACTTTATATCTAATGATGATAATCTTTATCAAGAAATAATTGTGCCAATTGATGAAAAAGCAAAAGAGAGAGATGAGAAATTTAAATCTGCATATTCTGCAAAAGTTAATGAAATGACTCAAGACTTTATACTCAATTTTATGAAAAACAATCAAATTGATTGGGTTAAATTAATTGATTATGTATCCAAAAGAGGAAAAGTTGAATTAGATAACTCTATACAAACCAGTTTATTTTGA
- a CDS encoding Npun_F0813 family protein — MFILKRQDVEISSIQHPKKDQQVPILNYQGQTFRLISVFKASQEEEARALWRELTDNRGKACVLLEEPERFSVWGKIRLEQLDSDTGGHGKTAILIQAGILLLQGVSIDIEEFLGARQAALFEKDIAEVFKQKQFPQASTLEAVKYLVSTNPLPTAKIPDWQENHVVILLQELHRLGKGYFGNANFTKQVIYKLEDMPEAERSLFITWLNQSPLGKLWQ; from the coding sequence ATGTTTATTCTCAAACGGCAGGATGTTGAAATATCAAGCATTCAGCACCCAAAAAAGGATCAGCAGGTGCCGATCCTCAATTATCAAGGGCAGACTTTTCGCTTGATTAGTGTTTTCAAAGCTAGTCAAGAGGAAGAAGCTAGAGCCTTATGGAGAGAATTAACGGATAACCGGGGTAAAGCCTGTGTTTTGCTGGAAGAACCCGAACGCTTTAGTGTTTGGGGTAAAATCCGTTTAGAGCAGTTAGATAGTGACACAGGTGGTCATGGCAAAACGGCGATTTTAATCCAAGCCGGCATTTTGCTGTTGCAGGGTGTTTCTATCGACATTGAAGAGTTTTTAGGTGCTAGACAAGCTGCATTATTTGAAAAAGATATTGCGGAGGTGTTCAAGCAGAAACAATTTCCCCAAGCATCAACCCTTGAAGCAGTTAAATATTTGGTATCTACTAATCCCTTACCGACAGCTAAAATACCTGATTGGCAAGAAAATCATGTAGTAATTCTGTTACAAGAACTGCATCGATTAGGAAAAGGCTATTTTGGCAACGCTAATTTTACCAAACAAGTGATTTATAAGCTAGAAGATATGCCAGAAGCCGAGCGATCGCTGTTTATCACTTGGCTAAATCAATCGCCACTGGGTAAACTATGGCAGTAG
- a CDS encoding helix-turn-helix domain-containing protein, with amino-acid sequence MRKLTDSDKQEILKLYRETAETTSTLADRYGVSNSTISRLLKSTLPEDEYEYLVSLKRAARTPEGRAQVSYEQLPLLTQPEPEIEVPPIESHPVEVPKVEPLPRRVIHVEQELFSEETAESLAASRRVRRRPSATEKPKLRVTEKLETPEPKLPEIVSIPIPPLKNEHPGAAVIAQMLGEDLLDESEDLDDLEDDDLEDDDFEEEDFDDDDLDDQRPLVTKRRPGEASVQVLPLSIANLPKTCYLVIDRSSELITRPLKDFGDLGQIPSLETQQRTLPVFDNHRVAKRFSTKRDRVIKVPDSKMLHKARTHLQAKGITRLLIDGQVYSLSTTL; translated from the coding sequence GTGAGAAAATTAACAGATTCTGACAAGCAAGAAATTCTTAAGTTATATCGAGAGACTGCCGAAACAACCTCAACTTTGGCAGACCGCTATGGTGTGAGCAACTCGACAATTAGTCGTCTGCTCAAAAGCACTTTGCCAGAAGATGAGTATGAATACTTAGTCTCCTTAAAGCGGGCTGCGAGAACTCCTGAGGGTAGGGCGCAGGTAAGCTACGAGCAGTTACCTCTGCTGACTCAACCAGAGCCGGAGATAGAGGTTCCACCTATCGAGAGCCACCCTGTGGAAGTACCAAAGGTTGAGCCACTGCCACGTCGGGTAATTCATGTAGAGCAGGAACTTTTCTCAGAGGAAACGGCAGAATCACTCGCTGCTAGTAGACGGGTGCGGCGTCGTCCCTCGGCGACGGAAAAACCAAAGCTCCGAGTTACAGAGAAATTAGAAACTCCAGAGCCAAAGCTGCCGGAAATAGTCAGTATCCCCATCCCACCGCTAAAGAATGAACATCCAGGTGCGGCTGTCATCGCGCAAATGCTGGGCGAAGATTTGCTAGACGAATCGGAGGATTTGGACGATTTAGAAGATGATGATTTAGAAGATGATGACTTTGAGGAAGAAGATTTTGATGACGATGACCTGGATGACCAAAGGCCGTTAGTCACAAAACGAAGACCAGGTGAAGCATCAGTTCAAGTTTTACCTCTGTCGATAGCGAATTTGCCCAAAACTTGCTATCTGGTAATTGACCGTTCCTCAGAATTAATTACCCGTCCTCTCAAAGACTTTGGTGATTTGGGGCAAATTCCCAGCCTAGAAACCCAGCAAAGAACTCTACCGGTGTTTGATAACCATCGTGTCGCCAAGCGCTTTTCTACCAAGCGCGATCGCGTGATTAAAGTTCCTGATAGTAAAATGCTCCATAAGGCTCGGACTCATTTGCAAGCCAAGGGCATCACGCGACTGCTGATTGATGGTCAGGTCTATTCCTTGTCTACAACGCTTTAG
- the cutA gene encoding divalent-cation tolerance protein CutA: METPSGYGVVLVTAGNMQEAEAIANALVEAKLAACVSLLPIHSIYTWQGELHKEQEWQLVIKTDLAQFLAMEVKIKELHSYEVPEIIALPILAGSQAYLQWISQQVKSKE, from the coding sequence ATGGAGACACCTTCTGGCTATGGTGTGGTATTGGTGACGGCTGGCAACATGCAGGAGGCAGAAGCAATTGCTAATGCCCTTGTGGAAGCTAAACTTGCTGCTTGTGTGAGTCTGTTACCAATCCACTCAATTTACACCTGGCAAGGGGAACTGCACAAAGAGCAAGAATGGCAATTAGTGATTAAAACTGATTTGGCGCAATTTCTGGCAATGGAGGTCAAAATTAAGGAATTGCATTCCTATGAAGTGCCAGAAATTATTGCTTTACCAATTCTTGCCGGTTCTCAAGCCTACTTGCAATGGATTTCCCAGCAAGTTAAAAGTAAAGAGTGA